A single region of the Demequina sp. genome encodes:
- a CDS encoding DivIVA domain-containing protein has product MSELFPRTSALRHGYDRGQVEEFFSRARQAYERAAAPGAELSPLEVRRASFDLKRGGYSTAAVDSALDRLEIAFAKRTRETFVRQHGQDAWMQDLAQRAQVLYPRLRRPKGERFAHPGFVSRGYDAREVDKVLARVTSFFDRGEPLTAQQVRMVAFAQATGKRAYDEATVDAFLARTVDILLGVGEG; this is encoded by the coding sequence ATGAGCGAGCTGTTCCCGCGCACCTCCGCCCTTCGCCACGGTTACGACCGCGGTCAGGTGGAAGAGTTCTTCTCGCGCGCCCGGCAGGCCTACGAGCGTGCCGCGGCGCCCGGAGCGGAGCTGTCGCCCCTCGAGGTGCGCAGGGCCTCGTTCGACCTCAAGCGCGGCGGCTACTCGACGGCCGCCGTGGACTCCGCCCTGGATCGCCTCGAGATCGCGTTCGCGAAGCGCACTCGCGAGACGTTCGTTCGCCAGCACGGCCAGGACGCGTGGATGCAGGACCTCGCGCAGCGCGCCCAGGTTCTCTACCCCAGGCTGCGCCGACCCAAGGGAGAGCGCTTCGCTCACCCCGGCTTCGTGAGCCGCGGCTACGACGCGCGCGAGGTGGACAAGGTGCTCGCCCGTGTGACCTCGTTCTTCGACCGCGGGGAGCCGCTCACCGCGCAGCAGGTGCGCATGGTGGCGTTCGCGCAGGCCACGGGCAAGCGAGCCTACGACGAGGCGACGGTCGACGCATTCCTCGCCCGGACCGTCGACATCCTCCTCGGCGTCGGCGAGGGATGA
- the rlmN gene encoding 23S rRNA (adenine(2503)-C(2))-methyltransferase RlmN translates to MTERPLLAMAAPKPGKAPAHFADMDDAARADAVVALGLPAFRAKQLATHYFDHLSVDPEDMTDLPAASREATASALFPTLMTEVRSLEADKGATRKTLWNLHDGVKVESVLMKYPERATLCVTSQAGCGMACPFCATGQMGLTRNLSAAEIIEQVRLAARQARDGKLGGDPVRLSNVVFMGMGEPLANYRAVMQTVRTLVAPPPHGFGLSARHVTVSTVGLVTGIDRLAGEGIPVTLALSLHAPDDELRDELVPINTRWKVDEALDAAHRYFEATGRRVSIEYALIRDINDHAWRADLLGRKLSERGAGWVHVNPIPLNPTPGSKWTASDPRVEREFVETLRSHGIPTTIRDTRGSDIDGACGQLAVEEQNRPVGPAARLRREGPRIGNTGVAPVKETT, encoded by the coding sequence ATGACCGAGCGGCCGCTGCTCGCGATGGCGGCGCCAAAGCCGGGGAAGGCGCCCGCCCACTTCGCGGACATGGATGACGCGGCACGGGCCGACGCTGTGGTCGCCTTGGGGCTCCCGGCTTTCCGCGCCAAGCAGCTCGCCACGCACTACTTCGACCACCTGTCCGTGGACCCCGAGGACATGACGGACCTGCCGGCCGCCTCCCGTGAGGCCACAGCGTCGGCGCTGTTCCCCACCCTCATGACGGAGGTGCGCTCCCTCGAGGCCGATAAGGGAGCGACCCGCAAGACGCTGTGGAACCTCCACGACGGCGTCAAGGTCGAGTCGGTGCTCATGAAGTATCCGGAGCGCGCCACGCTGTGCGTCACGAGCCAGGCCGGGTGCGGCATGGCGTGCCCGTTCTGCGCCACGGGCCAGATGGGTCTCACGCGCAACCTCAGCGCCGCCGAGATCATCGAGCAGGTGCGCCTCGCCGCCCGCCAGGCGCGCGACGGCAAGCTGGGCGGCGACCCCGTGCGGCTGTCCAACGTGGTGTTCATGGGCATGGGGGAGCCGCTCGCCAACTACCGTGCGGTGATGCAGACCGTGCGCACCCTTGTGGCGCCGCCGCCGCACGGATTTGGCCTGTCTGCCAGGCACGTCACCGTCTCCACGGTGGGACTGGTGACGGGAATCGACCGACTCGCGGGGGAGGGGATCCCCGTGACGCTCGCCCTGTCCCTCCACGCCCCTGACGACGAGCTCCGCGACGAGCTGGTGCCCATCAACACCCGCTGGAAGGTGGACGAGGCGCTCGACGCCGCCCACCGCTACTTCGAGGCAACGGGCCGCCGCGTCTCGATCGAGTATGCGCTCATCCGCGACATCAACGACCACGCGTGGCGCGCCGACCTCTTGGGCCGCAAGCTCAGCGAGCGCGGCGCCGGCTGGGTGCACGTCAACCCCATCCCGCTGAACCCGACGCCCGGCTCCAAGTGGACCGCATCGGACCCCCGCGTGGAGCGCGAATTCGTCGAGACGCTGCGCTCGCACGGCATCCCCACCACGATCCGCGACACTCGCGGCTCCGACATCGACGGAGCGTGCGGTCAGCTCGCGGTCGAGGAGCAGAATCGACCCGTTGGACCTGCCGCTCGCCTGCGCAGAGAAGGCCCGCGCATCGGGAATACTGGTGTGGCCCCCGTCAAGGAGACCACATGA
- a CDS encoding phosphatidate cytidylyltransferase, which translates to MSLLNRRKGAEATQTPASGIAAASGDTPRDGVPAPGPKRNLFVATVVGVSIFVGVLAAAWWSPLLFTIGLYLVCIGAVWEWRSALRASGRRMSLLPIVVAIAGMGVATWYGKSEGLIVALLVACAGVVAWRVVDERIENTLADSLASMFTLLWIPFLASFFILMEQSHTGWERVYILIFAVTGNDTGALIAGMLFGKHKMAPRISPNKTWEGFVGGLVLGTVAASVLAYFILDGAWITGAVVGLAAAAAAVVGDLAESAIKRDISVKDMSSFLPGHGGILDRIDSMLVAAPVAYVVFALLLGSS; encoded by the coding sequence ATGAGCCTGCTCAACAGGCGCAAAGGCGCGGAGGCAACACAGACGCCAGCGTCGGGCATTGCCGCGGCGAGCGGCGACACCCCACGCGACGGCGTCCCCGCACCCGGCCCCAAGCGCAACCTGTTCGTGGCGACCGTCGTGGGGGTGTCGATCTTCGTCGGCGTGCTCGCGGCCGCGTGGTGGAGCCCGCTGCTGTTCACGATCGGCCTGTATCTGGTGTGCATTGGCGCCGTGTGGGAGTGGCGCTCCGCGCTCCGCGCGTCCGGGCGGCGCATGAGCCTGCTGCCCATCGTGGTCGCGATCGCGGGCATGGGCGTCGCCACCTGGTACGGCAAGTCCGAGGGGCTGATCGTCGCGCTGCTCGTGGCGTGCGCGGGGGTGGTGGCGTGGCGCGTGGTCGACGAGCGCATCGAGAACACGCTCGCCGATTCGCTCGCCTCGATGTTCACCCTGCTGTGGATCCCATTCCTCGCCTCGTTCTTCATCCTGATGGAGCAGTCGCACACCGGCTGGGAGCGCGTCTACATCCTGATCTTTGCCGTCACGGGCAACGACACGGGCGCGCTCATCGCGGGCATGCTCTTCGGCAAGCACAAGATGGCGCCGCGGATCAGCCCCAACAAGACGTGGGAGGGCTTCGTCGGCGGCCTCGTGCTCGGCACGGTCGCGGCGTCCGTGCTCGCGTACTTCATCCTCGACGGCGCGTGGATCACGGGTGCGGTCGTGGGCCTCGCCGCCGCGGCGGCAGCGGTCGTCGGGGATCTTGCTGAGTCCGCGATCAAGCGCGACATCTCGGTCAAGGACATGAGCTCGTTCCTGCCCGGACACGGCGGCATCCTCGACCGGATCGACTCGATGCTCGTCGCGGCGCCGGTCGCGTACGTGGTGTTCGCGCTGCTGCTGGGGTCGTCATGA
- the frr gene encoding ribosome recycling factor: protein MIDEILLDAEENMERALGVAKDNFASIRTGQATASMFAHIPVDYYGAPTPLQQLASISVPEARTVLIAPYDQSAKKEIEAALRNSDLGVNPSDDGHVIRINMPILTEERRRDYVKLAKTKAEEARVTVRNMRRKAKDLIDAAVKDGEVGEDDGSRGEKELDALTKRHVDAIDALLAHKENELLEV from the coding sequence GTGATTGACGAGATCCTCCTCGACGCAGAGGAGAACATGGAACGGGCCCTCGGCGTGGCGAAGGACAACTTCGCCTCGATCCGCACGGGTCAGGCGACCGCATCGATGTTCGCGCACATCCCCGTGGACTACTACGGGGCTCCAACGCCGCTGCAGCAGCTCGCCTCCATCAGCGTGCCGGAGGCCCGCACCGTGCTCATCGCGCCCTACGACCAGAGCGCCAAGAAGGAGATCGAGGCGGCACTGCGCAACTCGGACCTTGGCGTGAATCCGTCGGACGACGGCCACGTGATCCGCATCAACATGCCGATCCTCACCGAAGAGCGGCGCCGGGACTACGTGAAGCTCGCCAAGACCAAGGCCGAGGAGGCCCGCGTCACGGTGCGCAACATGCGTCGCAAGGCCAAGGACTTGATTGACGCCGCCGTGAAGGACGGCGAAGTGGGCGAGGACGACGGCTCCAGGGGTGAGAAGGAGCTTGACGCCCTCACCAAGCGCCACGTCGACGCCATTGACGCGCTGCTCGCCCACAAGGAGAACGAGCTTCTCGAGGTCTGA
- the pyrH gene encoding UMP kinase produces the protein MTETSQDSPAARRVLLKLSGEMFGGGAVGLDADVVARIAREVADAVKAGVQVAIVVGGGNFFRGEELSQRGMQRSRADYMGMLGTVMNALALQDFLEQAGVATRVQTAITMGQVAEPYIPLRAIRHLEKGRVVIFAAGAGMPYFSTDTVSVQRALETSCAEVLMGKNGVDAVYTADPNIDPTAERLEHLTYRDALSKRLKVMDQAAFSLAMDNKVPMVVFGLDAPGNVTRALLGERIGTLVTA, from the coding sequence ATGACTGAGACAAGCCAGGATTCTCCGGCGGCGCGTCGCGTTCTGCTCAAGCTGTCGGGCGAGATGTTCGGTGGGGGAGCGGTCGGCCTCGACGCCGACGTTGTCGCCCGCATCGCGCGCGAGGTGGCCGACGCTGTCAAAGCGGGCGTTCAGGTCGCCATCGTCGTTGGCGGCGGCAATTTCTTCCGCGGCGAAGAGCTGAGCCAGCGTGGGATGCAGCGCTCCCGCGCGGACTACATGGGCATGCTGGGCACGGTGATGAATGCGCTGGCCCTCCAGGACTTCCTTGAGCAGGCCGGCGTCGCCACTCGCGTCCAGACCGCCATCACGATGGGCCAGGTCGCGGAGCCATACATCCCGCTGCGCGCCATTCGCCACCTCGAGAAGGGCCGCGTGGTCATCTTCGCGGCTGGCGCCGGAATGCCGTACTTCTCCACGGACACGGTGAGCGTCCAGCGCGCCCTCGAGACCTCGTGCGCCGAGGTGCTCATGGGAAAGAACGGCGTCGACGCGGTCTACACCGCGGACCCCAACATCGATCCCACGGCAGAGCGGCTCGAGCACCTCACGTACCGTGACGCGCTCAGCAAGCGCCTCAAGGTGATGGACCAGGCCGCCTTCTCGCTCGCGATGGACAACAAGGTGCCGATGGTCGTGTTCGGCCTCGACGCCCCTGGAAATGTGACGCGTGCTCTCCTCGGTGAGAGAATCGGCACGCTGGTGACGGCCTAA
- the tsf gene encoding translation elongation factor Ts: MANYTVADIQALRERTGAGMLDVKKALDEADGDQEKAVEILRVKGLKGVAKREGRSASEGLVVAKIEGEEGAQVGTLLELNSETDFVAKNDKFISLANAVLDAAVAANADSAEAALAAPIDGKTVQAYLDETAGVLGEKVVLRRVARIEAPVVTAYLHKTNKDLPAQVGVLIGTDVKAANVAKDVAMHAAAYSPLYLTRAEAPADAVENERRVAEEVTRAEGKPEAALPKIVEGRLNGWFKENVLVEQAFAKDNSKTVGKVVEETGGEVTAFARFRVGA, from the coding sequence ATGGCGAACTACACCGTCGCCGACATCCAGGCGCTCCGCGAGCGCACTGGTGCCGGCATGCTCGACGTCAAGAAGGCCCTCGACGAGGCCGATGGCGACCAGGAGAAGGCCGTTGAGATCCTCCGCGTGAAGGGCCTCAAGGGCGTCGCGAAGCGCGAGGGCCGCTCGGCCTCCGAGGGGCTCGTCGTGGCCAAGATCGAGGGCGAGGAGGGCGCGCAGGTCGGCACGCTCCTCGAGCTCAACTCGGAGACCGACTTCGTGGCGAAGAACGACAAGTTCATCTCGCTCGCGAACGCCGTGCTCGACGCCGCAGTTGCCGCCAATGCCGACTCGGCAGAGGCCGCGCTTGCGGCCCCGATCGACGGCAAGACCGTCCAGGCGTACCTCGACGAGACCGCCGGCGTGCTCGGCGAGAAGGTCGTGCTTCGCCGCGTGGCCCGCATCGAGGCACCCGTCGTGACCGCGTACCTGCACAAGACCAACAAGGACCTTCCGGCCCAGGTCGGTGTGCTCATCGGCACCGACGTCAAGGCGGCCAACGTCGCCAAGGACGTGGCGATGCACGCCGCTGCCTACTCGCCGCTCTACCTGACGCGTGCCGAGGCCCCGGCCGACGCCGTCGAGAACGAGCGTCGTGTCGCCGAGGAGGTCACGCGTGCGGAGGGCAAGCCCGAGGCCGCGCTCCCCAAGATCGTCGAGGGCCGACTCAACGGCTGGTTCAAGGAGAACGTGCTCGTGGAGCAGGCGTTCGCCAAGGACAACTCCAAGACGGTCGGCAAGGTCGTCGAGGAGACCGGCGGCGAGGTGACCGCCTTCGCTCGCTTCCGTGTGGGAGCCTAA